The Chitinophagaceae bacterium nucleotide sequence TCAAACCAATTGCGCATTCAGCAGTGGTTGTCATGGCAGTGGCAGCACAAATACTGGCGGTCCGTTTACAAGTTACAGCCTCATCTTCAGTAAAAAAGATCAAATCAAAGCACAGGTGGAAGCAGGTATTATGCCACAAGGCGGAACTCTGCCTGCAGCTGATAAAACTGCTTTAATCAGCTGGATTAATTGCGGTGCTCCTAATAACTAATTGTTGAATAATTGCCAGTCCCTGTTCAAACATTGAAAATCCCTGTTCAGTCTTTTTGCATCTTTTGCATCTTAACAGTAGGCCTAACTTACTCAAAAAAAGTTATGAAAGGACTTACCCTGACAA carries:
- a CDS encoding cytochrome c translates to MRKIIVIFFFILIALLMNACRKGSSDNNCTTGFSATVSVIIQTNCAFSSGCHGSGSTNTGGPFTSYSLIFSKKDQIKAQVEAGIMPQGGTLPAADKTALISWINCGAPNN